From the genome of Paraburkholderia largidicola:
GTTGCCGATGGCCGCGATGCGCAGCGGCGTATTCGGTTGCCATGCCTTCGGCTGCTGCACGGGGAAATCGCGCGTGTTGAGGCCGTAGAAAAGCTGCGTCGCCTCACGGCCGAAGTACTCGCGGCACAACTCGGCGTTATCGCGCGCGAGCGTCGTCAACAGATCGGCGCGCCCAATCAGCTTGCGATAAAACCAGCGGCGCAGAACCCCATAGTTCGGCCACTTGTCGATCAGCCACACGCTTTGCGCGAGCAACAGCGGTTGGGTGTCCCGCTTGCCGTTCATCAGCAGCATCAGCGCGGCGGACAGCCATTCCTGTTCGGTGTGCGTCCAGATCACGTCCGAGCGCAACATCTCGTCGCGGTTGCGCAGCGTGTGGATCAGGTCGAAGCCGAGCAGCGTCTTCAGCGCGCGGCGCACGAGGCGTACCGGCTTGCTCTCCTTCGCGTCCTGCGAATAGCTCAGCTGGAACTCGTCGGACTCGGCATGGTGATAGCCGTACAGGCAGCCGATGTTCTCGCCCGGGCGATAGAAACGCGGATCAGCGCCGTAAAACAGATGCACGTGGACCTTTGTCGTCATGCGTGCACCCCCGTGCCGGTACCCGTGCCCGTGCCGGGCTGTTGCGCGAACGCGCGGCGCGCTTCACGTGCGCCCGTGCGCACGGCATGCCAGCGCGCGAGCTTCGTGCGTGCGCCCTTCGACGTCAGCGCAAGCAGCGCATGCACCGCGCCCGGATAGACGCGCGTGCCGACCAGCGCATACCACCACCATGCGATTTCGCGCTGCCCGGCGGGCAGCTGCTCGCGCAGGATCAGATGCAGGTTGTACGCGGCATTGCGCACGGCCGTCAGCGACTGCGCATCGCGGCGGTCTTCGTCGAAACGTTCGGCGGGGTAATGGTCGACGGCAACGCGCGGATCGTAGACCAGCTTCCAGCCCGCGTTCTTCACGCTCATGCTGAACGCCATGTCGTTGTGGACCTGCGCGCCCGCGCCGCGCAAGCGACCGTCGAAGCGGATCGTGCGCACGGCATCGCGCCGGTAGCTCATGTTCGCGCCCTTGAGCAGATCGACTTCGCGCGCTTCGCCGACACCCAGATGGTGATTGCCGATGATCTTGCCCGACTTCATCATCTTGCCGACCAGAAAGCGCGAGCCGTCGAGCACGCCGCCCTTCTGATGCACCCAGTCGCGCCCGCCGAGCGCGCCGAGGCGCGCATCGCTTTCGAATGCGGCGCCGATGCGGCGCACCCAGTCGGCGTGCGGCGCGGCGTCGTCGTCGGTGATGGCGATCACGTCGCCCGTCGCGGCATCAAGGCCGCGATTGAGCGCGGCCACCTGGCCCGGCAGTTCGACGGCGGCGACGTTCAGCGGCAACGCGCCGACCACGAGGGGATCGGCGAGGCACGCGTGCGTCGCTTCATCATCGGGACGCGCGACCACGACGACTTCGTCGGGCACGCGCTCCTGCTTCTGCAAGGCCGCGAGACAGCGCGCGAGATCCTGCGGGCGGCGATACGTCGGCACCAGTACCGTTATCTTCATCCTGTACTCTCCGTGGCTTGTTGACGGCGCATGGGCCTCGCCTCACGGCAAGACCCAACGCGCGCATCAGGTGCTCAGGTATTCCTGCACGGCCGCATAGCTGCGGTCGTAATTGCCGCGCGCGCGCGGCGGCATCGCGTTGAAAATCGCGCCCTGCACGTGCACGCCGGCCGAATGCAGACGCTTCAACGCATCGGCGATCTCGCCTTCGCTGTGCATGCCCGAGCGCACGACGAAGAACGTCGAGCCCGCATAGCCGCCGATGATCGATGCGTCGGTCACGGCCAGCACGGGTGGCGTGTCGATCAGGATCACGTCGTAGCGCTTGCCCAGCCCTTCGAGGTACTGCGGCAGACGCGGCGACATCAGCAGTTCGGACGGGTTCGGCGGACGGCGGCCGCACGAGATGAACGACAGGTTGTCGATTTCCGTCGCGCGCACCGCTTCTTCCAGCGAAATCTGCCCGCTCAGCAACTCCGACAGGCCGTTGTCCTGCGAGCCGCCCAGGTGCTTTTCGAGCGCGCCGCGCCGCATGTCGCCGTCGATCATCAGCACACGCTTGCCCGAATGCGCGAGCAGCACGGCAAGGTTGATCGTCAGGAAGCTCTTGCCGACGCCGGGCAGCGGGCCCGTGAACATCACGATGTGGTTGCGCGAATCCTGCAGCGTGAACTGCATCGACGTGCGCAGGCTGCGCAGGCTTTCGATGCACACGTCCTTCGGCTTCGCGTTCGCGAGCACCGCGCGCTGGCGCGTGCCGCCACGCACGGCGGCGTTCTCCAGCAGCGCCTGTTCGGACGACAGCGGCACGAGGCCGTAGACAGGCAGATGGAACGTGCGCTCAACCGTTTCGGGGTCGTCGATGCCCTTGAACATATTGCGGCGCAGGAACACGAAGCCCGTGCCGATGATCAGCCCGAGAA
Proteins encoded in this window:
- a CDS encoding glycosyltransferase family 4 protein; protein product: MTTKVHVHLFYGADPRFYRPGENIGCLYGYHHAESDEFQLSYSQDAKESKPVRLVRRALKTLLGFDLIHTLRNRDEMLRSDVIWTHTEQEWLSAALMLLMNGKRDTQPLLLAQSVWLIDKWPNYGVLRRWFYRKLIGRADLLTTLARDNAELCREYFGREATQLFYGLNTRDFPVQQPKAWQPNTPLRIAAIGNDRDRDWETLIKAVGNDPRFAVRLATRRRIPRALRSLNVQVAPAAGLKKQRELYDWADVVVVPLRPNTHASGITVMLEAAAVGKPMVVTNVGGLEDYFSARAAAYVPPFDADALREALLGLIASPDQALQQAQAASMQLVSRDHTTQHYAQQHVKITRDLLRRRAQHATTARPENANARVASQSRGGM
- a CDS encoding glycosyltransferase family 2 protein gives rise to the protein MKITVLVPTYRRPQDLARCLAALQKQERVPDEVVVVARPDDEATHACLADPLVVGALPLNVAAVELPGQVAALNRGLDAATGDVIAITDDDAAPHADWVRRIGAAFESDARLGALGGRDWVHQKGGVLDGSRFLVGKMMKSGKIIGNHHLGVGEAREVDLLKGANMSYRRDAVRTIRFDGRLRGAGAQVHNDMAFSMSVKNAGWKLVYDPRVAVDHYPAERFDEDRRDAQSLTAVRNAAYNLHLILREQLPAGQREIAWWWYALVGTRVYPGAVHALLALTSKGARTKLARWHAVRTGAREARRAFAQQPGTGTGTGTGVHA